One Echinicola strongylocentroti DNA window includes the following coding sequences:
- the murD gene encoding UDP-N-acetylmuramoyl-L-alanine--D-glutamate ligase produces the protein MKRIAILGAGESGIGAALLAKENGYEVFVSDGGTITDNRKLLLEEAGVDYEEGSHDVEKLLGYPELIKSPGIPYSHSVVAAAVEQGIPVIDELEFAFGFSRGKVIAITGTNGKTTTAMLTYHLMKRGGLDVGLGGNVGQSWASQLVQGDHDWWVLEVSSFQIDGFRSLRPKIAVLTNITPDHLDRYDYEMENYIQSKLGLLKQMGEEDDFIYYREDQHIWRGMSSMNIRPNVHEVSLETIEKGGGLYNGAEVKLNFRNQMISIPENEMALKGNHNMLNVMCASTAALLAGVPEETLKIGLADFKNAPHRMEKVEELEGVTFINDSKGTNVDATVYALSTYKEPLIWIAGGVDKGNDYETLMPVVKDHVKVLICLGKENNKLKAAFEGVVPVILETQDISSAVEWGLERGTSGDVVLLSPACASFDLFKNYEDRGDQFKEAVKKLKLKAI, from the coding sequence ATGAAGAGAATAGCCATTTTAGGAGCGGGAGAAAGTGGGATTGGCGCAGCCTTGCTGGCCAAGGAGAACGGCTATGAGGTTTTTGTCTCGGATGGAGGCACTATAACAGATAATAGAAAACTCCTCCTAGAGGAAGCGGGGGTCGATTATGAGGAAGGTAGCCATGATGTGGAAAAACTGTTGGGGTATCCCGAGCTGATCAAAAGCCCCGGAATTCCCTATTCTCATTCTGTGGTGGCTGCAGCAGTGGAGCAGGGAATTCCCGTCATTGACGAATTGGAGTTTGCTTTTGGTTTTTCCCGTGGTAAGGTAATCGCCATTACAGGGACGAATGGAAAGACCACAACCGCCATGCTGACCTATCACTTGATGAAGCGAGGAGGCTTGGATGTAGGTTTAGGCGGTAATGTAGGACAAAGCTGGGCCAGCCAACTGGTACAAGGTGATCATGACTGGTGGGTGCTGGAAGTGAGCAGCTTTCAGATTGATGGGTTTAGAAGCTTGCGACCAAAAATCGCCGTGCTGACCAATATCACACCGGATCATTTGGATCGGTATGACTATGAAATGGAAAATTACATCCAATCCAAATTAGGCTTGCTGAAGCAAATGGGAGAGGAGGACGATTTTATTTATTACCGAGAGGACCAGCATATCTGGCGAGGAATGAGCAGCATGAATATCCGTCCCAATGTCCATGAAGTATCCTTGGAGACGATCGAAAAAGGTGGCGGCTTGTATAACGGCGCTGAGGTAAAGCTCAATTTCAGAAATCAGATGATTTCGATTCCAGAAAACGAAATGGCCCTGAAGGGAAACCATAATATGCTGAATGTCATGTGTGCTTCTACCGCTGCATTGTTGGCGGGGGTGCCGGAAGAGACATTAAAGATCGGCTTGGCGGATTTTAAAAATGCCCCTCACCGTATGGAAAAGGTGGAGGAGCTAGAAGGGGTGACCTTTATCAATGACAGCAAAGGCACCAATGTGGATGCGACGGTATATGCGCTGTCCACCTACAAGGAGCCGCTGATCTGGATAGCAGGAGGGGTAGATAAGGGCAATGATTATGAAACATTGATGCCAGTGGTGAAAGATCATGTCAAGGTTTTGATCTGCTTGGGCAAAGAGAATAATAAGCTGAAGGCGGCTTTTGAAGGAGTGGTTCCGGTGATATTGGAAACACAGGATATCAGCTCAGCGGTAGAGTGGGGTCTGGAAAGAGGGACGAGCGGAGACGTGGTGCTTTTGTCACCTGCCTGTGCGAGTTTTGATTTGTTCAAAAATTATGAAGACCGCGGTGATCAGTTTAAGGAAGCAGTAAAAAAATTGAAGTTAAAAGCAATATGA
- a CDS encoding penicillin-binding protein gives MNIKKSILLRVRLAFLAVVLFAGAILYRIAHVQFVDGDKWRKKADDINLQYRKVSATRGNIYSDDGSLLATSLPFYRVALDPGIADEDDYRAGVDSLSRKLSAFYKDKSANAYKRMINDARLEGRRYIVLNRKQIGYQEKQAMSSWPIFRKGRMGGGVIFEKVEKRYNPFKNLAGRTIGFLNEDRYGAGLEYSFNGYLEGKNGEALFQKIAGGTWKPVHDAEDVRPEDGFDVVTTIDINIQDVAESALLRQLLNKDAQYGCVVVMEVETGHIKAIANLEKKDSGYGYGEYYNYAIGEQGLTEPGSTFKLLSMLALLEEGKLNLSDTVDTGNGNYKFYNQTMRDAKYGGYGKLTVRQAFEKSSNVGISKLVDEHFGVAPSKFLGYVEQVGLDKPLGFQLKGEGVPYFKDPKHKKNWYGTTLPWMSIGYELKLTPLHTLTLYNAVANGGRVVKPMIVQRIQRGNSVEEAYDTEVIRRSIASDRTVRQLQELLEGVVERGTARNISDSNYKIAGKTGTAQKLVNGKYTRKYYTSFAGYFPADDPKYSMIIVIDSPKGFNAYGGDVSAPVFKEIADKIYAQDLEVNKDKEIASPETRKGDEVFPYIKAGKVDELQMICNRFGLSNHYNGDEQWVQSSLVNHSITWKSNKVEAPVVPDVSGMTLRDALYVLENKGLKVNYSGKGRVRSQSIHAGTNVPKGGSIRIVLG, from the coding sequence ATGAACATTAAGAAATCCATATTACTGAGAGTAAGGCTTGCCTTTTTGGCAGTTGTACTTTTCGCAGGGGCTATTCTTTACAGGATAGCCCACGTTCAGTTTGTGGATGGGGACAAATGGCGAAAAAAAGCCGATGATATTAATCTCCAATACCGAAAAGTAAGTGCCACCCGAGGTAATATCTATAGCGATGACGGAAGCCTATTGGCCACCAGCCTGCCTTTTTATAGAGTGGCATTGGATCCAGGTATTGCCGATGAGGATGATTACCGGGCAGGTGTCGACTCACTGTCCAGGAAGTTGTCGGCTTTTTATAAAGATAAGTCCGCCAATGCGTACAAGCGCATGATCAACGATGCCCGCCTAGAGGGAAGAAGGTACATCGTGCTCAACAGAAAGCAGATCGGCTACCAAGAGAAGCAGGCGATGTCCAGTTGGCCCATTTTCCGGAAAGGAAGAATGGGTGGTGGCGTCATCTTCGAAAAAGTGGAAAAGCGCTATAACCCGTTCAAGAACCTGGCGGGGAGGACGATTGGCTTTCTGAATGAAGACCGTTACGGGGCCGGACTCGAATACAGTTTTAATGGATACCTGGAAGGTAAAAACGGGGAGGCTCTTTTCCAGAAGATTGCAGGAGGCACCTGGAAGCCTGTCCATGATGCTGAGGATGTCCGTCCAGAAGACGGTTTTGATGTGGTCACTACGATCGATATCAATATCCAGGATGTGGCAGAATCTGCTTTGCTCAGGCAGTTATTGAACAAAGATGCGCAGTATGGCTGTGTGGTGGTGATGGAGGTAGAGACAGGCCATATCAAGGCGATAGCGAATTTGGAGAAAAAAGACAGTGGCTATGGTTATGGTGAATACTATAATTACGCCATAGGCGAGCAGGGACTTACCGAGCCTGGGTCGACCTTTAAGCTACTTTCGATGCTGGCCTTATTGGAAGAAGGAAAGCTCAACTTGAGTGATACCGTTGACACAGGAAACGGTAATTATAAGTTTTATAACCAGACCATGCGTGATGCCAAATATGGAGGCTATGGTAAGTTGACCGTTCGTCAGGCTTTTGAAAAGTCCTCCAACGTAGGGATTTCGAAATTGGTCGATGAGCATTTTGGTGTAGCCCCTTCCAAGTTTTTGGGCTATGTGGAGCAAGTTGGGCTGGACAAGCCATTGGGATTTCAGTTAAAGGGAGAAGGGGTTCCTTATTTCAAAGATCCAAAGCACAAGAAAAATTGGTACGGAACCACTTTGCCATGGATGTCCATTGGTTATGAGCTTAAACTGACCCCGCTCCATACCTTGACCTTGTATAATGCAGTGGCGAACGGAGGAAGAGTGGTCAAGCCGATGATCGTGCAACGAATCCAACGAGGAAACAGCGTGGAGGAAGCCTATGATACGGAGGTGATCAGGAGGAGTATTGCTTCAGACAGGACCGTTCGGCAGTTGCAGGAGTTGTTGGAAGGTGTAGTGGAGCGAGGTACTGCGAGAAATATCAGTGACAGCAATTATAAAATTGCAGGCAAGACAGGTACTGCCCAAAAGCTGGTCAATGGAAAGTATACCCGAAAATATTATACTTCATTTGCCGGTTATTTTCCTGCGGATGATCCAAAATACAGTATGATCATCGTTATCGATAGCCCCAAGGGATTTAATGCTTATGGTGGTGATGTATCTGCACCGGTGTTCAAGGAAATAGCCGATAAAATTTATGCGCAGGACCTGGAGGTAAATAAGGATAAAGAAATAGCCTCTCCCGAAACAAGAAAGGGAGATGAAGTATTTCCTTATATCAAGGCAGGAAAAGTGGATGAATTGCAGATGATTTGTAACCGCTTTGGCCTATCCAACCATTACAATGGTGATGAGCAGTGGGTACAGTCATCCCTGGTCAACCATTCGATCACTTGGAAGTCCAATAAAGTGGAAGCGCCTGTGGTGCCTGATGTATCAGGAATGACATTAAGGGACGCATTATATGTGCTGGAAAACAAAGGGTTAAAAGTGAATTATTCCGGTAAGGGTAGAGTAAGAAGCCAATCTATCCATGCCGGAACCAATGTGCCCAAAGGAGGGTCAATACGTATCGTTTTAGGATAA
- the mraY gene encoding phospho-N-acetylmuramoyl-pentapeptide-transferase gives MLYHLFDYIDSAYDFPGAGVFRYISFRAGMAAMFSLIITITFGKSMINWIRRKQIGETVRDLGLDGQTEKKGTPTMGGLMMIAAIILPTLLFADVYNIYIILLLVTVIWLGGIGFLDDFIKVFRKNKEGLAGKFKIIGQVGIGIIVGATLYFHEDVVVREFQTPVSIEEGVVETPAFEDVKAMKTTIPFMKNNELNYENFLGFLGDDVTPYLYILLVIFIITAVSNGANITDGIDGLAAGSSAIIGLAIAIFAYISGNAIFSQYLNVMFIPNSGELVIFCAAFLGACVGFLWYNSFPAQVFMGDTGSLMLGGVIAVLCLTLRKELLIPVLCGIFVIENLSVIMQVSYFKYTRKKYGEGRRIFRMSPLHHHYQKGGIPETKIVTRFWIVGILLAIITLATLKLR, from the coding sequence ATGCTTTACCATCTTTTTGATTATATCGACAGTGCATACGACTTTCCTGGAGCAGGGGTGTTTAGGTACATTTCTTTCCGTGCTGGGATGGCGGCGATGTTTTCACTGATCATCACGATCACATTTGGTAAAAGTATGATCAATTGGATCAGACGGAAGCAGATCGGTGAGACCGTCCGTGACCTTGGATTGGATGGCCAGACGGAGAAGAAGGGCACGCCCACCATGGGTGGACTGATGATGATCGCAGCGATTATCCTCCCTACTTTGCTATTTGCCGATGTCTATAATATATACATCATCCTGCTACTGGTGACGGTGATTTGGTTAGGAGGGATCGGTTTCTTGGATGATTTTATCAAGGTATTTAGAAAAAACAAAGAGGGGCTTGCCGGTAAGTTTAAGATCATTGGACAGGTTGGGATCGGTATTATCGTGGGGGCGACCTTGTATTTTCATGAAGATGTGGTGGTTCGTGAATTTCAGACGCCGGTATCTATTGAAGAGGGAGTGGTGGAGACCCCGGCTTTTGAAGATGTGAAAGCCATGAAGACAACCATTCCTTTCATGAAAAACAATGAGCTCAACTATGAGAACTTCTTGGGCTTTTTGGGAGATGATGTGACCCCTTATCTGTACATATTGCTGGTGATTTTTATCATCACTGCGGTATCCAATGGGGCCAATATTACGGATGGTATCGATGGCCTAGCGGCTGGTTCGTCAGCTATTATAGGTTTGGCCATTGCCATTTTTGCCTATATCAGCGGTAACGCCATTTTCTCCCAATACCTGAATGTGATGTTTATTCCCAACTCCGGGGAGCTGGTGATCTTTTGTGCAGCCTTCTTGGGGGCTTGTGTAGGATTTCTTTGGTACAATTCCTTTCCTGCACAGGTGTTTATGGGAGATACGGGGAGCTTGATGCTCGGAGGGGTGATAGCAGTACTCTGCCTTACCCTTCGCAAAGAGCTGTTGATTCCGGTGCTATGTGGGATTTTTGTGATAGAAAACCTGTCTGTGATCATGCAGGTAAGCTATTTCAAGTACACTAGAAAAAAATACGGTGAAGGCAGGAGGATATTTAGAATGTCCCCATTGCACCACCATTATCAAAAAGGAGGAATTCCAGAAACCAAGATCGTTACCCGGTTTTGGATTGTAGGGATTCTGTTGGCGATCATTACGCTGGCCACTTTAAAATTACGGTAA
- a CDS encoding FtsW/RodA/SpoVE family cell cycle protein translates to MTAVKAWIDKNLKGDPIIWGIVLVLSIISILVVYSATGSLAYRRMGGNTEAYLIKHSSLILLSLVVMWGAHRLPYKYYSKLSLMALWVSVPLLAFTYLFGSNVNDANRWLTIPIINQAFQPSDLAKLALIAAVAGMLGKRQKNIQDFKRTFIPVMIWIGMICLLIGLANMSTAVMLLCTCLLLMFIGRVPVKFLIAVCLIGFLALTSAIFLGQRGGTFFSRIENFMSDEEIPYQAQQSYMAIATGGVAGKGPGNSEQRNSLPHPYSDFIYAIIIEEYGMVGGGVVLFLYLALLYRGMRVVAISNRPFGGLLSAGLSFALVIQAMVNMAVAVGLGPITGQPLPLLSMGGTSLLFTGVSLGIILSVSRGDHEDGFAGEMNIGNKNAMQMAQ, encoded by the coding sequence ATGACAGCAGTCAAAGCATGGATCGATAAGAACCTTAAGGGCGATCCCATTATATGGGGGATTGTACTGGTGCTGTCTATCATCAGTATCCTGGTGGTCTATTCGGCAACAGGATCATTGGCTTACCGCAGGATGGGAGGAAATACCGAGGCGTATTTGATCAAGCACTCTTCCCTGATCTTGTTGAGTTTGGTGGTCATGTGGGGAGCACACCGTTTGCCCTATAAGTATTATTCCAAATTGAGTCTTATGGCCCTTTGGGTGTCGGTGCCTTTGTTGGCGTTTACCTATTTATTTGGGTCCAATGTAAATGATGCCAACAGGTGGTTGACGATTCCGATCATTAACCAGGCGTTCCAGCCGTCCGATCTGGCCAAGCTGGCTTTGATCGCTGCGGTAGCAGGTATGCTCGGCAAGCGGCAGAAAAACATTCAGGATTTCAAGAGGACCTTTATTCCTGTAATGATTTGGATAGGAATGATCTGTTTGTTAATTGGTCTGGCCAATATGTCCACTGCGGTGATGTTGCTGTGCACTTGTTTGCTGTTAATGTTTATTGGCAGGGTACCTGTGAAGTTTTTGATTGCGGTCTGTCTCATCGGGTTTCTCGCCCTTACTTCAGCCATTTTCCTTGGACAAAGGGGGGGGACGTTCTTCTCAAGGATTGAGAATTTTATGTCCGATGAGGAAATTCCCTATCAAGCACAGCAATCGTACATGGCCATAGCTACAGGTGGGGTAGCAGGTAAAGGGCCGGGCAATAGTGAGCAGCGAAATTCCCTGCCGCATCCGTACTCTGATTTTATCTATGCCATCATCATCGAAGAATATGGCATGGTGGGTGGAGGCGTGGTGCTGTTCCTGTACTTGGCATTGCTCTATCGCGGTATGCGTGTGGTGGCGATTTCCAACCGGCCATTTGGAGGCCTGCTTTCGGCGGGGCTCAGTTTTGCCTTGGTGATCCAAGCGATGGTGAATATGGCCGTGGCTGTGGGCTTGGGGCCGATTACCGGTCAGCCGCTTCCACTGCTCAGTATGGGGGGAACCTCATTGCTGTTTACGGGAGTTTCACTTGGGATCATCCTTAGTGTAAGCCGTGGAGACCATGAAGATGGTTTTGCAGGTGAAATGAATATAGGAAATAAAAATGCCATGCAGATGGCGCAATAA
- a CDS encoding cell division protein FtsQ/DivIB: MGLKQVKIKQSAVFTALLLVLVGFIGFVEKKGAERSYHGLSVKVHGISDVYFVEEDEITSMLLKTFPHLTEGAKLEDIQLSKLEERVERHPFVKNAEVYNNLKGEVLVTIDQYRPMARITRPLAADGYISAEGLILPTSSHYTSRVLILEGDGVDDLLAAKDLSKEHQALLDLIYFIDRSEFWSAQIASIEVARNGDISLYQQVGRQRIEFGKPVDIADKFERINMFYEEIIPKKGWDAYSRVNVEFKDQIICE; encoded by the coding sequence ATGGGACTGAAGCAAGTGAAAATAAAGCAATCGGCCGTGTTTACCGCACTTTTGTTAGTGCTGGTCGGGTTTATTGGCTTTGTGGAGAAGAAGGGAGCAGAGCGGAGTTACCATGGGCTTTCTGTAAAAGTCCACGGGATCAGTGATGTGTATTTTGTGGAAGAGGATGAAATCACTTCTATGCTCCTTAAAACATTTCCCCACCTTACGGAGGGGGCGAAGCTGGAGGATATCCAGTTGAGCAAGCTTGAAGAAAGAGTCGAAAGGCATCCCTTTGTCAAAAATGCGGAGGTTTATAATAACCTGAAAGGTGAGGTGCTGGTAACGATAGACCAGTACCGGCCGATGGCGCGTATTACCCGGCCACTGGCAGCGGATGGGTACATATCGGCGGAGGGTTTGATTTTGCCGACCTCTTCACACTATACCTCTCGGGTTTTGATACTAGAGGGAGATGGGGTGGATGACCTGTTGGCCGCAAAAGATTTGAGCAAGGAGCATCAGGCGTTATTGGACCTGATCTACTTTATAGATAGGAGTGAATTTTGGAGTGCACAGATCGCCTCCATTGAAGTAGCTAGAAATGGGGATATCAGCCTGTACCAGCAAGTGGGAAGACAACGTATTGAGTTTGGAAAGCCTGTGGACATTGCTGATAAGTTTGAACGGATAAACATGTTTTATGAAGAGATTATTCCCAAGAAAGGCTGGGATGCCTATTCGCGGGTAAATGTGGAATTTAAGGATCAAATCATTTGTGAATAA
- the murG gene encoding undecaprenyldiphospho-muramoylpentapeptide beta-N-acetylglucosaminyltransferase: MTKEKETYRIMISGGGTGGHIYPAIAIANAWAERYPESEILFVGAEGKMEMQKVPEAGYAIEGLPVAGLQRRFTWQNLSFPFKLWDSVNKAKKLIKRFKPHAVVGVGGFASGPLLYVAQKRGVPTLIQEQNSFAGLTNKLLAKKADAFCVAYEGMDKFFPVDKIHFTGNPVRKDILHLDDKKEQAIDHFGLDADRQVILVLGGSLGARTINNAVVASMKHFEKQGYQVLWQTGRFYFEEMTVKLEEAGLAYVQAREFIREMDLAYAAADVVISRAGALSVSELSLVAKPVIFIPSPNVAEDHQTKNALACVNNDAAVLLKDEDAVEHLVDSIDQLMADTELRDRLGKNIKKMGKPDAALEIVKKLEALIK; this comes from the coding sequence TTGACCAAAGAAAAGGAAACATATCGCATCATGATCAGTGGAGGAGGTACTGGAGGGCACATATACCCTGCCATTGCCATTGCCAATGCTTGGGCAGAAAGGTATCCTGAGAGCGAGATCCTCTTCGTGGGTGCAGAGGGGAAGATGGAGATGCAGAAAGTACCAGAGGCTGGTTATGCCATTGAGGGACTGCCAGTAGCTGGGCTACAGAGAAGGTTTACATGGCAAAACCTGAGTTTCCCTTTTAAGCTCTGGGACAGTGTTAACAAGGCCAAGAAGCTGATCAAGCGCTTTAAGCCTCATGCGGTAGTGGGAGTAGGTGGTTTTGCAAGTGGGCCGTTGCTGTATGTGGCGCAGAAGAGAGGGGTTCCTACGTTGATTCAGGAACAAAACTCTTTTGCGGGATTGACCAATAAATTGTTGGCAAAGAAGGCTGATGCATTTTGTGTTGCCTATGAGGGGATGGATAAGTTTTTCCCCGTGGATAAAATCCACTTTACGGGAAACCCTGTAAGGAAGGACATTCTTCACCTTGATGATAAGAAGGAGCAAGCAATAGACCATTTTGGGTTGGATGCTGATCGGCAAGTGATCTTGGTGTTGGGGGGAAGCCTTGGTGCCAGGACCATCAATAATGCCGTGGTGGCTTCCATGAAGCACTTTGAGAAGCAAGGGTACCAAGTTCTTTGGCAGACGGGGAGATTTTATTTTGAAGAGATGACCGTCAAGCTAGAGGAGGCGGGGCTGGCGTATGTTCAGGCACGGGAGTTTATCCGTGAAATGGACCTGGCCTATGCAGCAGCAGATGTGGTGATTTCCCGTGCTGGAGCCTTGTCCGTGTCGGAGCTTAGCTTGGTGGCGAAGCCAGTGATCTTTATCCCCTCACCGAATGTAGCGGAAGATCATCAGACCAAAAATGCCCTGGCCTGTGTAAATAATGATGCCGCAGTGCTGTTAAAGGATGAAGATGCGGTGGAGCACTTGGTGGACAGCATAGATCAATTAATGGCCGATACAGAACTAAGAGACCGTCTGGGTAAGAATATTAAGAAAATGGGTAAGCCTGATGCTGCCCTTGAAATTGTAAAGAAACTGGAAGCTTTGATCAAATGA
- a CDS encoding UDP-N-acetylmuramoyl-L-alanyl-D-glutamate--2,6-diaminopimelate ligase: MKTLKDILYKVPLTSTTGDMEVEVKDIVFDSRKVGTGDVFVAAKGTQVDGHSYIAKAIESGATSVICETLPEKLVPGITYVQVVNSAHAMGIMASNFYDHPSAKLKVVAVTGTNGKTTCVTLLHKLFMELGYMVGMLSTVENKINDEVVPATHTTPDSVAINKLMADMVDHGCTHCFMEASSHAIVQERMAGLQLTGAVFTNISHDHLDYHGTFDEYIKAKKKLFDELPLGAFALVNADDKRGMVMVQNTKASKHTFGLKYPTDFKAKVLSNTLHGLELDLNGRQAWFRMIGEFNAYNVISVMGTALLLGEEEEEVLMQLSSIKGAQGRFDQLIIEGVTAIVDYAHTPDALENVLKTIQGVRTGVEKVITVVGCGGNRDTTKRPVMAKIATEMSDKVVLTSDNPRDEDPMAIIRDMESGVNPVAYKKTIVIADRKEAIKTACVLAEKGDIILVAGKGHETYQEVKGVRHPFDDLKIVKELMELIHTK, encoded by the coding sequence ATGAAGACATTAAAGGACATATTGTACAAAGTACCCCTTACCTCTACTACCGGTGATATGGAAGTGGAAGTGAAGGATATTGTCTTCGACAGTAGGAAGGTAGGCACAGGAGATGTTTTTGTGGCTGCAAAAGGGACACAGGTAGATGGCCATTCCTACATCGCCAAGGCTATCGAAAGTGGGGCAACGAGTGTCATCTGCGAGACCTTACCGGAGAAGTTGGTGCCTGGAATTACCTATGTGCAAGTGGTCAACTCCGCCCACGCCATGGGGATCATGGCGTCTAATTTCTATGATCATCCATCAGCAAAGCTGAAGGTAGTTGCCGTCACGGGTACCAATGGAAAGACCACTTGTGTGACCTTATTGCACAAGCTGTTTATGGAGTTAGGGTATATGGTGGGTATGCTCAGTACGGTAGAAAACAAGATCAACGATGAGGTGGTCCCGGCGACACACACCACCCCGGACAGCGTCGCCATTAATAAACTGATGGCGGACATGGTGGACCATGGCTGCACACATTGTTTTATGGAGGCGAGTTCCCATGCGATAGTGCAGGAAAGGATGGCGGGATTGCAGCTTACAGGAGCTGTTTTCACCAATATTTCCCATGATCACCTGGATTATCACGGGACATTTGACGAATATATTAAAGCCAAGAAAAAGCTGTTCGATGAGCTTCCGCTAGGCGCATTTGCACTGGTGAATGCAGACGATAAGCGCGGGATGGTCATGGTACAAAATACCAAAGCAAGCAAACATACTTTTGGCTTGAAATACCCAACGGATTTTAAGGCAAAAGTACTCAGCAATACACTACATGGCTTGGAGCTGGATTTAAATGGCCGCCAAGCTTGGTTCAGGATGATCGGAGAATTCAATGCCTATAATGTCATCAGTGTGATGGGGACGGCGCTGCTGCTGGGTGAAGAGGAAGAAGAGGTATTGATGCAGCTTTCCAGTATCAAAGGTGCACAGGGACGGTTCGATCAGTTGATCATAGAAGGTGTGACGGCGATCGTAGATTATGCCCATACCCCCGATGCACTGGAGAATGTGCTCAAAACCATCCAAGGGGTTCGTACAGGCGTCGAAAAGGTAATCACCGTAGTAGGCTGTGGAGGAAACCGGGACACTACCAAACGCCCTGTGATGGCGAAGATTGCTACTGAAATGAGCGATAAAGTCGTGCTGACATCCGATAATCCACGGGATGAAGACCCCATGGCCATCATCAGGGATATGGAATCTGGTGTCAATCCTGTGGCCTATAAGAAGACCATAGTCATTGCCGACAGAAAAGAAGCGATCAAGACGGCCTGTGTTTTGGCCGAGAAGGGTGATATCATCCTCGTGGCCGGGAAAGGCCATGAAACTTATCAAGAAGTCAAAGGGGTAAGACATCCTTTTGATGATTTGAAAATTGTAAAAGAATTAATGGAATTGATACATACTAAATAG
- the murC gene encoding UDP-N-acetylmuramate--L-alanine ligase, with protein sequence MNWDKLHSVYFLGIGGIGMSAIARWFNHIGIPVSGYDRTPSPLTRKLEEEGMRITYEDNLETIPDAIKSDAAHVLIVWTPAIPKDSVQLNFFVEGGFDLKKRSEVLGMITSTMYTVGVAGTHGKTTTSSMVAHMLKSAGKNIAAFLGGLTQNYESNLILHDEENEEQPIVVVEADEFDRSFLRLHPNVAVVTSVDADHLDIYGDAQELTRNFEKYINLLPDDGLLFIQKNALEKLDRNDFGSLTLRQYGLGEGAVRAENIKAGVASFDFDYISEEKVIKGLVLKVPGFHNVENALASISIALHFGVSEEAIRKGLVTFKGVKRRFEIKRQDAKGVFIDDYAHHPEEIKAFLGSVKAMYPDKKLTAVFQPHLYTRTRDFADGFSEALSLADEVVLLDIYPAREKPIAGVSAQMLMEKISAKEKSLHSKEGLLEFLDKQRPEVLVTLGAGDIDRLVEPINNLMEQWD encoded by the coding sequence ATGAATTGGGATAAGTTACATAGCGTTTATTTTCTGGGAATCGGCGGGATTGGCATGAGTGCCATTGCCCGGTGGTTTAACCATATCGGTATCCCCGTGAGTGGGTATGACCGGACACCGTCCCCTTTGACCAGAAAGCTGGAAGAAGAAGGGATGCGAATTACGTATGAGGATAATTTGGAGACGATTCCTGATGCTATCAAATCGGATGCTGCGCATGTGTTGATCGTCTGGACTCCGGCCATTCCAAAAGATAGTGTGCAGCTCAACTTCTTTGTTGAAGGGGGCTTTGACCTGAAGAAACGTTCGGAAGTACTTGGCATGATCACCTCTACGATGTACACCGTCGGCGTGGCTGGAACACATGGTAAAACGACCACCTCTAGTATGGTGGCGCACATGTTAAAGTCCGCAGGCAAAAATATCGCCGCTTTCTTGGGCGGGCTCACGCAGAATTATGAAAGTAACCTCATTCTACATGATGAGGAAAATGAGGAGCAGCCGATAGTCGTGGTCGAGGCGGATGAATTTGACCGGTCTTTTTTGAGGTTGCACCCCAATGTGGCCGTGGTGACCAGTGTGGATGCAGATCATTTGGATATTTATGGTGATGCTCAGGAGCTTACAAGAAACTTTGAAAAATACATCAATTTACTGCCAGATGATGGGCTATTATTTATTCAAAAAAATGCCCTGGAAAAGTTAGATAGGAATGATTTTGGCAGTTTGACTTTGCGTCAATATGGATTGGGAGAGGGAGCTGTAAGGGCTGAAAATATCAAGGCTGGAGTAGCTTCTTTTGACTTTGATTATATCAGTGAAGAGAAGGTGATCAAAGGCTTGGTTTTAAAGGTTCCTGGCTTTCATAATGTGGAAAATGCCTTGGCGTCAATTTCCATTGCGCTGCATTTTGGAGTGAGTGAAGAAGCGATCCGAAAAGGGTTGGTGACATTTAAAGGAGTCAAACGTCGTTTTGAAATAAAAAGACAGGACGCAAAGGGGGTTTTCATCGATGATTATGCCCATCACCCTGAGGAGATCAAGGCGTTTTTGGGCTCTGTCAAGGCGATGTATCCTGATAAAAAGCTCACGGCAGTTTTCCAGCCCCATTTGTACACAAGAACCCGTGATTTTGCAGATGGCTTTAGCGAGGCATTGAGCTTGGCTGATGAGGTGGTCTTGCTGGATATCTATCCTGCGAGGGAGAAGCCCATAGCAGGTGTAAGTGCCCAAATGCTTATGGAAAAGATCAGTGCAAAGGAAAAATCCCTGCATTCGAAAGAAGGTTTGCTGGAGTTTTTGGACAAGCAACGTCCCGAAGTGTTGGTGACACTTGGGGCGGGAGATATTGACAGATTAGTGGAGCCAATCAATAACCTGATGGAGCAATGGGACTGA